The sequence GTCAAAAATTTATTATAATCGTTTGTGGCTTCAGTTAAAATAAAAAccattttttgctttttcatcatcagtgacgtcaattttcTTAACAAATATTTGCCAACCACCGAACAAAGGAAGTTTAATTATCTGCTTGCTACATTCCCAGTAACTCACTAAGAAATTTCGTAATGTTATTATATACTATCATtgataaaagaaagcaaagaaaacaattgtGTCTGAGTTATCAGAGCTGAAAGAAAGCCATCCGGTATGAAGTCTCAGTGAAAAGCCAAAGTCTAAATACGGATCCCGTTTTCTCAATTTTTGTCCCTTCTCGCGGAAAACCCCTACCATaatgtaaatttaaaattaataaattttaaCACGCAAATAGGATTGTTTCAATCTTAGTCTGCTTTCCATTTCAGATCTGATACATTAATCATCTTACCTACAGGTGGCTGTTTTTCAATGATATCTctttgtgaaatattttttgtttactCGAGGCGAACTTCCTCAGCCTAACTTGGTGACTATTTTGAGAGGTGGAGATCACgctccaattttttttctttttaccagAATTTAGGCGGCGATCTCGAAAAAAAACCCGGCAGTGGTATCGCTAATCGAAAAATGTGGTATCGCTATCCTCGCTTGAGATTTTGAAGGCTTCTCATAGGAGAATATCATAGATATACACACCCCGAATCCCCACGGTCAAACTCTTATTTTACTGATAAGGTCTAAACGTTTATTTTATGGCAGATTTCAAACCAGTCGCTTAAATACTAGCAATGAACAACATTAAAGTTTCGAATAAGATTTATAgagattattattttttttatgttttttcagGAACCAATAGGCTCATGGTTTCTTTTATAGTTTGTTTGTGTATTCATGAGATCCTTGTGGATTTTCATTAACCACTCAACTTGTAGCTTATCTCTGATCATAGTACAGTCACCATACCCTGATTAACCTCCTTTTCAGCCTCGTTGTAAATACATTTCTTCGTTCGCTTATATGAAATGAAGGACTCGGTGGGAATAGTAAAAAGTGTTATGAGTCTTACACATGTTTTACTGGTTACCAATATGCAAACTCCCACCACAATTAGACAAttgaccaatttcgatatattaaaattcagcctaaaacgatagacctcagcacgaggctcacttatatttcaattttccctaaagaaacaatggcggccagcgaaaatcgctttgcaccggagttgaatgaagaagaagtcattgaactattagaaaacgcaacattATTAGCAAACgcaaatatttcaaggtaaaaacttcaaaactttattttgacaatttaagcatccgattTAGTcgaagcaaaacaatgcaagttgagacaatttacacatttaaaaattatctgtacattgtgatatccggtttcttctcacaaaataaagttgagaagatttgtctaataccTTGGGGGCctttttttataaaacaattattccactcgcgcttagttggatatgagatgattatagctaagtcggcgctacgcgcctcgttggctgtCTATCAtctctcatatccaacgcgcgctcgtgaaataattgttaaacatCAGTTGCGGAATTGAAGTACCGGTAACTACCAGATCATTCTCGTCCCTAGAGCTGCCAAGGCTCAATCCTTGGCGCTGGCCAAGTGGATCGCAGCTCTGGCGACGAGAATGTTGGTAGTTGTATTCCATGTTTAGAAACGCACATGCGCATTAAGTGCACTGACgacatagaaaacaaatttgaaaacacCGGCTGCAATATTTAAGGTAAATGGACTAAGCTCACTCTTAAACAAAGGGATCCGTCATGTATGATCTTCGTACCGTGGTATCTCTCCCTACTCCCTTCCTGTCCAATTTCTGCGTGCCAAGTGACGGGTATCTCGGTAAAAGTTAGCTCTGGTATGAACGATTTCCGGGCCCGAATCTCGTGGTTTATCACGACACTATACTCTGGCAGGAAGTCCAGAGGTATTCGTTACCAGTTCAATTCTTCTATTCCTTCATTCATCCACAGGCAAATTTCCGTTAGGACAGAGTGCTTCCCAAATTAAGACAGGATGTGGTAGCATGTTTTATGCGGGCCAACGAACATGGAACCACAAATGGAATAAAATACAAACCTTTATGCCCTAACTTGAAGACTTCATATGATTAAAACCGACAAAGAAAACTAATCCCCTTTTTTTCCGGTGAAAATGTTTGTATAAATGTGAGACTTTTACATATTAGTGTATTAgagatttttgcttttatttgttCAATTATGACACGAAATCTTCCGCTCATGGGTTGTAGGGCATGCTACCTATAGAGAGAAATTTATAAATATTGTTCTTTTAAAAGTTATGATGAAGCGATATAATTAAATGGATTCAGTCATGTTTGCAATATTAGCGCTCACCGCTCCAATAAACAGTTTAAGAAGCTAAAAGGAACAATTTCATTTCCGACATTGTTTTTCTAACAACCGAGTGCCGCGTGGCGTCTGTGGGCGGAAACTCTATGAGGATCTTGTATCGCAAATAGATTAAAATAGAGGGCGAACAAAACAGCATTGTTTCACTGCATTAACAAGTTGCATCACAGAATAACAGCgatcatttattattttttgatcTATTTTTGTGAACAAGCGGTGATTTGCATGTGTATGCTCATCTCAAGTTAAATCTGTTTGAGAATGAAAGATGCCTCTTAAGAAAACAAAGCTAATAATTCTTGGATAATGGTCTCAATCAGTTGTTGTTCAAAAAGTCATTCTTCTTGAGAGCAATGACGCATGATTTAAATTTTCAGAACACTAATCGAGACAGTTTTGAAACGAAAAACCTGAATCTTGAAACCCAACGGCCCCAAATTGAAGTATGAAAATGCATACGACTTTCCTATGACATTTAGCCTCTATGTCATTTTCGTTAGGGAACTAGCCGCGTTGGAAATATTAATTTCATTCATGTTTTCGCAACACCCGTTCTCTTCATAAAGTGTGTACAACTCACAATTCTAACGAAGGGTTTTGTcatcttttacggtggtaatttttCTCTTATCAACCTGAGTTTAAATTTTCGTGATTCACTACCGCCCATCGCCGCACACGCACTAAAGGCACTAAACCTTTCACGATAAAAAGTACGTTCTATTTTCTTGAAGCTCACTTTGAGCCGTATCTAATAAGCGTGTTTCCGTTTTTCTAAACAAAAACACTTGGCATTAACATTTCAGCGTGTTAATAGCTTAACATTTCAGTGTGTAAACGCAATTTATTATATATGCAAAACACGGGTTTAAAAGTCTGAAAGCCCGAAACTCCCGTGCTGCATATTAATTCAGCCGCGTACACACGCATTGCATTCTTAAACTAGTGAGTCTTTGACGTAATTTTCTCCTCGACCCAGCTCTCTCAAAATTTTAAAGTTAGTAATGGCGGaccaataaataaaaaaaattccagttaAAATAAACAGGTGTCTTTTTAAAATCAGAacttaaaacttggctcagttagCGTTCAGTTAACATAGCtttgaaatccaaagaaaaaaagaataactttTATGGTCAGCTTTGGTCGTAGTACCACTTTAAACAGCACGAGCTTTCACAGCACACTGAACGGCAAGTGGAGAGCCGCCTATAAAACAAGCAGTGAAAACGTGAAGCTTATGGGACGCGGTTTAGTGTCACAAGCTACTGGTACTGCAGACGGGGTTACTAAGCTCTCTTCTCTGTGTTCGGCCCTTCATCGTCTCCATACAAAGTGAGCCACTCAGGAACTGAATCTGCTGTTGTTTTACAATGTTTGATGTCATTGGCTGCTTTTCTAACGCCTTTTGGTAGAGATTTCAGTGATTTCTTTAATCCTCTTGGTGGAGGTTTCAGGGATTTCTTTACTCCTCTTGGTGTTGATAAATGATGGACTATCGCATCCTTTTCCTCTTCTTGCACTGATAGAGGTGTTTCACTtgttgcgttcgacagaacgcttcctaatcttCTGGGTGGCCTGTTATCGTGTAGGTGTCCTGTGCACGTAAGCGAAAGCTGACCCGTGTTTTTTCGTTCCATGGTTCAActtttcggcgccattttgaatgacgtCACACTTTCGTTGCGAAAAACATTCTGcctcgtgcttcgctgtttgttggaaggttcaagctttattattctgcatggtgcttcgctgtttgttggaaggttcaagctttattattctgcatcgtgcttcgctgtttgttggaaggttcaagctttattgctgtttggtcggtaagttattttgttatgttgttaaaaaatttcgTAGGTGTAttttatcaaagcctgaggaaaGTGTGTGCCACTTCTGGACCCTGTACATCAACCAGaacgtgttttgttttgaacggttCGCGATGTCTGATCGAACTGACCCGTTGTGGTCGCAAATCAAATCAGCCAAGTAGTGTGCAAATAAAGAATGTGTTTTATTGTAGACTTTCGTTCACTATGTTCTgctcttgttaataatataactTACAATAACTTTACCAGCGACCTAAAATAGGGTCTCtgcttcaacaaaaataaaccatgCCTTCTCTCAATGCAAAACTTCAGAAGTTACTATTCCAACCTATCAATACTCGAACGCAATTTTTTAATctatgattactactagttgtAGGTCTTAATCCTTGGCTCCTCTTTGCTGGATAGATCATCACTCTAACCTTAGGTTGTAGTTTCGCTTCTTCCACTTAGCGCGAGGCctatttgaaattacgagcacgattactccctgaattgtacgacacaaggtccaattactaattaatcgcaTCTATAACAAATTTCGgatttaaaaatgttttctaaGAACTTTTTTTTGAGCGAAAACGTCTGTAGCGCTTTTCCTAAGTTTTGAAAACTGTAGAAAACATTGTTAAGGAAGCCATTAAAGCGCGCGTAATTGACTTGAAAATCATATGGCTATCCAATTACAGGTGTCCGATTTGAAAAAGTTCAAATCGGACAGCTGTAATTGGACACTCACGTGATCGCGCGCCGAATACGTGACAAATGGGCGCGCGGAGAACCAATCACGATCGAGAATTTTGTTATAGATAcgattagtaatggtaataggactgagtggagtccaattcggtctgtaatcatacaagtgataacaaaatcggacgaccgcgcagcgggagtccgatttgtttatcacgagtatgattacagaccgaattggactacacgaagtcctattaccaattaatcataaaaattacaatttccgaggaaagaaaaatagccaactTATGTGACAACAGGAAAATTTACAtcaaaaaactgacaaaggatgcataaatttaggagtttgtacactgtttctatggtgattgaAACCTAGCTTGTGATCGGttaatttaaactacaactttaaatgtgattggttgatttaatctacaactttgaatgtgattggcttgttgaactgtccgataacaaactgtccgataacaaggtGTCCGATAACAAAACGGTCTGATAACAACCTGACAGgagaattagtgggaaataggagttttttaaaccaatcacaattgaggaaattgtaatttttatgattaagaaTGGCAATCGCACGTGTGCGCTCTCAAAagcgctctctctctctctctctctgaaaTGAGTGGATGGGAAAAGTGCTATTGATTATTGATTTCAATTAACGCGCAATTGAGAGAGTCTTGCGTTCTATAATGGTCAGTCAAAGACTTTCAAATGCCTTAATTTGCCTTTTTGAGCTAACAGCAAAAAAATGACAACGCACGACGACTGATGTAAGCTTACGTGTATTTGAGCTTAAATGAAATATTCATTACAAAATTTCGCGTAACTCGAGCCTTCCTGTTCCTTTGCATTTccttatatttaaaaattacagtttGCTCACCCAGTTTGTGTGGGTCGTTGTGTAAATCTTTCCTACAGTTCTTGTTACATTAATAGCCTACTTTTGAATTCGAAGTTCACATACCAAGTCACTGTTCTGAGATTTAAATGTATCAAAAAATCTGTCAATTCTATGCGGGATTCCCTCAAACCCCTAGCCGTATCTATGGCCTTGACTTCTTTTCGACCGAAATGTTCTCTACAAAAACAACTTCGCCGCTAACGCTCCAAATGATGTCTCCAGTGGTCGGGCTTCAACACGCCCGATGGAAGCGCCTACGCCGGCTGCTGCACTGGCAGTGCATCCAAGCCCACCCGACATGAAGACGTTTCCCACACTTCCTGTTGTGACCGCCAGAAAACTGCTGGCAAGATTTGAGGTCGTCCAAGTTTCACGGATGATTTCTCTGTGCCCTCTCAAACAACATTCCACGTAGTCTTGGTCTGCCCCCTCGCTTGACATGGCTTCAAAGTCGGACTTCACGTCTGGTAGCGTTGCAATGAAGGTTTGGCAGATGGGTTTCATGTCTTGTGCTTCGCGTCTCATTACCTTGTAATGGAGAAGCTTTGCAttgtcttttcctttttctgctttacccacaaatttgcaaatttcttgCTCCATGACGGAGAAAAATCCTGCTGCTTTTGTGATTCCTTCGACGAATTTCTCAAGAGCAGGAATCAGGGTATCTCTGATGGCTATTGCGGCTGCTCCTTGAATCTCAGCCTCGTGACCATGAGCATCGGCTTCTGCGAAATCAGCACTTGCTCCCTCTCTCATTGCATGGCCAACTGGCGGAATTAAAAGAGAGAGTCCAATACCCCACATTTCTTTGGTTTTACCTTGTTCTTTGCACTCTGCCTTCTTGGTTTCGAATCTTTTCTGAAGGTCTTTACACTCGGCGACGACGACCTTAGCATGGTCTTGCCTCTTTTTCAATGGCACCAAAATATCTGTGTGCATCTTCAGGAGCGCTTCGCAAAGCTGCTTGTAGCCAACGGTTTCTTCATGGATGCTGGAAAGCTTCTCACACCATTCTTGGAAATTCAAAGCCTCGtagaagacaaagaaatcaTTTATGGATGACGCAAATTGGCTGGAAAGAGGAAGAATGCCTTTCAGGTACACCATGGCATCGTTTCTTGTGTCATCTCGGAGCTTTCTAAACTTTTGCGAAGCTTCTGCTGTCTTTCCTACAGCGTTCTTGGAATAAAGCGATCTGATAGAACTGGAAAAAAGTCGGATATTCTTCGGCATCTCCTCCAATTGCCCACGAAGGTCTGTTGTTACTAGCTCGATATCACTCATCTGCGTAATAaaagacaaaatacaaaagcacTGAGCCTGCTCACGGTAATattcttcaaaattaaaaaagtgGAGAAAACGATCGTAGATTGTGGCTTTACAAATGTGGTGTCATTCGGTGTCTATAGATCTTTATGTTAAACAGCTGAAATCTGCTAAAAGCTAAAGAGCGCTTAATATTTTTGCCAGCTCTGGACAAGTGATTGAACCTGCAAAGATCTTGTTGATAAACTGAATCCTTCAGAGCTATTGATAATTCAAAATCTTTTCTTTCAAGAGCCGGATGGTAGTGAATCTGATTTCTTGGCGGTGCGATCACTGAAATGAATTCTACCTCAGAACTGCATTTTAACGTGATACTCTTTCTTCAACCTCAAATACAAATACTTTTTTTAACCTCGTTATCAGGGCCACGCCTTTTCCCATGAAGAGAAGACAACCTGGAAAGGAGGTTTCTCTTTCTAATACTGTCCAAGTTACGGTAGTTTCATGTTTGAAGTTTCTGAATAAATGCAATATCTATGATTTCAAAATACATTCCAGTGATAAACCTTATGTACTGAAAATAAGGGTTGTATGAACCAATTCGTGACCTCTGACTACACAAATAGATCGATGTTTTTTAGCAGTAGTTCCACATAGTTCTCTTCAGTTAGCGTTGGGGGTAACATATGAAACGAATTTTcgacattttatttttaatttagtcaaACTCGGACAATGTCTCCTGGGTTCTCTGACCGTTTGAAAGGTATATTCGCAGTATTAACAGAAGTACGGGAAAAAATTAGCCGCTATTTGACGGAAGAAAATCGTACCTTTTCGTTACAACGGAATCCGAATTTCTGAGGCGATCATCAAGGCTTTAAGTCCCAGTAGCGACTAGCATCTAATTTATTGTTACAATATTCACTGCTGATCAACCATCCAGGGggcaatttaataaaacttttacaggtgtaatagacctttttaccgATACGGCGGCCATTTGAAAGCCATTATTTCAAGTACCTATTATGGGAAGCTCAGGGGGCAAATTAGCATGTATTTGCCCCTtgagcatcccataatagctACTTGAAATGGCCGAAGTATCagtaaaaaggtctatttacAAGAGCAGCCATTGTTTTCGAGTCTGAAAAGAATAGCTACACTTGCAAATTATACCGGCTCTTAAACGATCAATGGAATTGAGGACTCCAGGTTAGAAGATTCATGGCAATGATCACCAAAGACGAATTGAATTGATGTTTAACGCTGCCCAGAGATTCTCCTCTGCAGATGCTCCTTAATTAATGAAATAAGGAGCGAGAAGTGGGAAATGGGAAGGAAATAACGGGAATGCAGAAAAAGAGGTGCCAGGGACGACTGGGAGAGCTTCTCTTCCCATCACATCCTCCTCAGATCTCCTTCGTATGTCACTCTCTCCAGTCCTATATTCGTCTCCGTTGGAGCGCGAAAGAAGCCGCTGCGTAGCAGATTTCCAGCCTACCCATAAATAAAATACTTTGCCCTGAATTGTACTTTATTTGGGATATGTATATAGATTTAATTGCTTGTATTAGTATAGGGGCTACTTGTGAGAACTATCCTCAAAGAAGGGAaatctttctttgcttttataCTGGCACTGTTTTAATAGGCTCCCATACGGGAGGCAATAGCTCAGTATCAGAATGGCCTCATCTGCGCTTGCTTCGCATCGGTTAACACGGGTATGTCTCTTTCTTGTGGCATGAATGATGTGACCAGACCTTTTAAATCGAATTTGGTTACATTTGACCATTTTCGGAGCTTAGACTCTAATATAAAATCTGTTGCCTTCAATATCAAACGCGTAGGCAAAAAAGCGCAAAACATTCAcacaacaaataataataataataataataataataataataataatgtttaatatttctatagcgcaaattagcatatgaatatgatcaaatgcgctttacaattcaagaggaaatcaaatcaacattggccaaatcattattttacaatcgttattcacaaatcaaatcaaatgttggttttttgatgagaggggaaaaccggagtacccgggggaaaacctctcatagcagagtagagaaccaacaaactcaatccacatatgacaccgggtgcggaaatcgaacccgggccacattggtggaagacaagtgctctcaccactaggccaaccctaccaccaaaacaacaaacaacgttTATAAAACATTATCCAATACGGGGTATTAAAGGCCCTGAAATTGTTAAAACTTGAAATGCCGTACAGAAATACTAGAAGGCTTCCTCTAGGCATTACTTCAGGATGATTGCTTTTGTTGTGGCAATGTTATAATTAGTAGCATAATGCATGTTATAATCAGTAGTGTGGTTTGCTGATTAGCTCGAATATAATCATAACAAACATTGAGACAGTTTTAATTTATCTAATTGCTGGGTTTTATTGGCTACAGCTCAAATTAATTACTTTCCACAGTTTTTTTCATGGTCGATTACAATAATTTTGATAATTACTTAAAACTGACAACACAGTATCTAAGCCTTTCTCAACTTCCCTAAATTAGGGGTGGAAAAATCGCCGGAGAGGTGGAGAAAATTTTTTGGTGCACAGCTCACAGCTAACTCGTCTGTATTTTCGTTTTCCTGgctctgcatgtttttttttcggtgCCTCTGcttgcaggttttttttttttttttcagaaaagttTCCTTTGCATGAATTGTCACCCCACCCCTCCACCCCCTCTCCGGTTATTTCTAATGGTCCACCCCTTACATCGTGAAAGAGATAATGGAACTGACGAAACGTCGAGAAAACACGATTATTCTCCATCTTCATTCAAACACATTACGCAAACTCGATTAAACATgatcatgaaagaaaaaaacaggccTACAGGGACACGTTTAAATCTATTATCCTTCTGGCAATAACTCGGAAAGACTGTCAGCTTAAAATCGCGAATTTAGCCGAACCAATCTTTAAACTACCTTGCTCGCCTTCTGCGGTTTCTCTAGTGCTTTTTTTCAGCTACTTCAGGAGAGGACTCATCAGCAGCGGTAATGGCTGCCACTAATTTTTTGGCAAGTGAAGCCACACTGCATCTCTCCTCGATGACTTTCTTCTGCTTTTTCAGCCACCTGTCCACGTAGTTTTGGTCTGTCCCCTCAGTAGGGATGGCTTCAAAGTCGGTCCTAACGGCTGGCAAGATGGCATAGAAGGCTTGGCAGATGGACTTCATGTCCTTTGCTTGTTTGCTCATCACTTTGTAGTAAAGCTTCTTTGGATCTTTAACGCTTTTCTCTGCTTTGCTTTCAAACTTGCGAATCTCCTGTTCCATGACGGAAAAAAATCCTGCTGCTTTTGTGATGCCTTCAATGAAGCGCTCAAG is a genomic window of Acropora muricata isolate sample 2 chromosome 8, ASM3666990v1, whole genome shotgun sequence containing:
- the LOC136925544 gene encoding uncharacterized protein, with amino-acid sequence MSDIELVTTDLRGQLEEMPKNIRLFSSSIRSLYSKNAVGKTAEASQKFRKLRDDTRNDAMVYLKGILPLSSQFASSINDFFVFYEALNFQEWCEKLSSIHEETVGYKQLCEALLKMHTDILVPLKKRQDHAKVVVAECKDLQKRFETKKAECKEQGKTKEMWGIGLSLLIPPVGHAMREGASADFAEADAHGHEAEIQGAAAIAIRDTLIPALEKFVEGITKAAGFFSVMEQEICKFVGKAEKGKDNAKLLHYKVMRREAQDMKPICQTFIATLPDVKSDFEAMSSEGADQDYVECCLRGHREIIRETWTTSNLASSFLAVTTGSVGNVFMSGGLGCTASAAAGVGASIGRVEARPLETSFGALAAKLFL